The following proteins are encoded in a genomic region of Montipora foliosa isolate CH-2021 chromosome 8, ASM3666993v2, whole genome shotgun sequence:
- the LOC138012692 gene encoding large ribosomal subunit protein eL27-like has translation MGKFIKSGKVVLVLNGRYAGRKAVIVKNYDDGTADKQYGHALVAGIARYPLKVKKGMSKKKLAKRSRIKAFVKVYNYNHLMPTRYSVDVNLDKTVINKEVFKDPASKRKATKEAKAKFEERYKSGKNRWFFQKLRF, from the exons ATGGGAAAATTTATCAAGTCTGGAAAAGTTGTGTTGGTTTTAAACGGTCGCTACGCAGGTAGAAAAGCGGTGATAGTGAAGAACTATGACGACGGGACCGCGGACAAGCAATATGGACACGCACTTGTCGCTGGAATCGCTCGTTATCCGCTTAAAGTTAAAAAAGGCATGAGCAAAAAGAAGTTGGCCAAACGATCCAGAATAAAGGCGTTTGTCAAAGTTTACAATTACAATCATCTAATGCCCACCAG ATACTCTGTCGATGTTAACCTGGATAAGACAGTTATCAACAAGGAGGTATTTAAGGATCCAGCATCGAAACGAAAAGCAACAAAAGAAGCCAAGGCAAAGTTCGaagaaag gtACAAGTCTGGCAAGAACAGGTggtttttccagaaactgaggttcTGA